GTTGCATCATGTAAATAATGAAACAGAAGCAGAAAGAAACATAAGACATATTTAGAGTGAAACACATTAAAACTGGGAAGTGCTCTGCTGGTTGGCCACAAGGTGGCGCTGTTGTCACTGTAGTTGAGAATgaaatgagtgtgtgatgttACGCTGTCATTGGGACATCagtgacatacacacacacacacacacaagcccgtTCAGCTGTCTTACTGAGGACCTTCATTGGCAATGCTTTCCTTAGCCCATTACCATAACCCTTACCATTAAGAATGAATGCccaaccctaaccataacctaattgtataCCTGAAACTAAAGCCACATGTTGAGTCTCAAAAAGGCCTTTAAACCTGTGATAACCAGcgagtgtgtcctcacaagtgactgttggtacTCACAAGTTTAGTAGAATGCAGATgccggtcctcacaaagatagctagacaggaacacacacacacacactcccatttgctttgtgatttttaagTAAAACTACAGTGCCTGGATAAATGCACTGAGCCACCTGAAAGGGAAAGAGTTTCACAAACTGCCTCATCTACTTCATCCTGACCAGGATGCCTGAACCACCGCAGCTGGCTTCTTTTCAAGaattctttattgtcattcacCTCACGTTTACATGAGGTGGAACGAAATTATGTGCACATGGTCCTGGAGCgaaagaaacagaataacaaagaaactgaataacaagtaataaataatacaaataaatagaGTGCAACAGCCTGAGTCGTGATGATCGTGctcccaaaaaacaacaaacaaaataaaaacagcttatacatacaaatacacatacaaataataataaaagacaaaaatgattCACACAGCTCCACTGCAAAGGATTCAAACTGCTTCAAAGGGTTTAGTTTGTCTAATTCTCTGCAAATCATTTTCCCAGTTTAATACAATATTTTGCGTTAACAGCCATGTAATGTGAAACTGTCACTCTATAGGTGCCTCCTCTGTTTAAACAGAATGTAGAgacccaggggagggagaggatTCACAAAAAGACTCACTCAAGAATTAGTCACTGATCATTGATTATAACAGCAGTTTATTGAAGGCACATCGATCCCATAATATAACAGAGTTCAAAAATGCATGCTAAAAAAGAGGccaaaaaaacaagtaaaactacataaattctaaaatatatttaaaaatttgtAAGACATGAAGGCATCAAAAGCACCTGAGAAGCTAACACAGCTCTGTGTTTGCAGCAGCAGGCAGGGTCAATGGTACAGAATAGAAAACGTGTGAGTTACtcagttttatatttatgtagcaccagAAACATAGTTTATAAAGAGCAGCTAACTAAACGTCTCTTTATCCTGGTACAGCCTCTCAGTCCTACAGTAACTGTCACTGTTTACATTATTATAGAGAACTTTAATAACCAATATTCCAAAAAGACtttacaaatacaaacatcatccagataaagcaataaaaatgtAGCCGAATAAAAATAGTATGACACAAAGAGACGCTTGTACACATTATATACACAAAGAGAACGGGCTTCATTCACTAACGAGTGTTAAAAGGTAAATAAGTGCACATGCAAAATTACTATCAGATTATGAAGTGTGCACAGTCGCCATTTGTTATGTATGTAATTGTAATGTGGCTTTAATTTGAACATGTGAACATAATACAACAACGTTTTAGTGTCGTACGGACACggggatgttttaaatttaccCCAATTCCCAAAGCTGGATCCCCCATGATCTCTGTATGCAGTATCACTGATGAACCTTATGACCCCTTCTGGAATATGAATCATGACAGTGAGCATTTGTAAGTTTTACCTCAAAGTGTGAATCTAAATGGCTGTAAATCGATGGGGTCCTGATTGCAACCTGAAATCTGCTTACTGAAGTTTCCCTATTTCTCCACTTTGACGTGGATCATGGGGTCGATGGTGACAGTGTTCGCGTGGAGAAGTCTGCGCTGCTAAaccagaaatgaaggagaacgtCTGCATATGAAGTAAATGAACTAACATCACAGGAGGAAGCCAGACAGGACACCTTTCACAGTGTTACCTCATCTCATGTTTGCTGTATTGACAAATAGTTCATAGCAGTTGGTCgtagactgaaaaacaaaaaaatagttACAAACCAAATGCAGCCATCATACAACGAGTTTGCTGCTGTAGACCAGGACACACTAGTCCACTTAGACATAACGTTAAAATGACACCGTCTGTTTTAAAATATCATTCAGCAGTCTGCTCAAAGGTACGCTGGAGCATAAGTCACCACATTAACAATGTAatataaaatggtaaatggcctgtatttgtatagcgctttactagtccctaaagaccccaaagcgctttacacaggGCGCACTGaaagaggcgaggctgccggacactggcgccaccgggccctctgaccaccaccagtaggcaacgggtgaagtgtgttgcccaaggacactgagactgtccaagctgaggctcgaaccggcaaccttccgaatacaaggcgaactcccaactcttgagccacgatcgccccgacATAACTGATCTTTAGCCTGATTTTGGACCGTCGGGGTGTCTGTGAGCTGTTACTTTGATGACGTCTCACTCATCATTTCTCGTTCGATAGTTGCGTTCTCTGCTGTTTAGGAGCAGAGGTTCATCACTGCCCTGAAAAAGAACATAAAGTCCCCGTTAAACATTTCACGTCTCACCCTCCAGATCACATAAACACAATCACCAAAATAAAGTGCTCGTGAGACACTGAGCTCATTTCTCAGGGCCCTGCAGCCACCAAACTAAATGTAACTGTGGGACATTTATCACAGATTTATTTAAAGTAACAGATGTTTTTTCCTTCACTAAAACATGTCAGTAATGAACGTTTGTTAGATTAAACGTGCTAACCAAAGAACAGAGGAAGTTCATGTCACACAAAAGAAGCTGCAGCAGACTCTTAGAGCATAAACAACACATGGACTCGTCTACAGGACTTAGAGCAGGTCACATGTTGTGTTGTGCTTTAGTCGTTGTCCTGCAGAGTTTACAGTTGAAGACCTTTGTGTTCACTAAGAGGCACAGCAGTATCAGCCCACCCTGCACATAGCTCACTGAATATCACCGTCAGGGGCGTGGCCTCTCTGACTGACAGGTGGcagctagctgtctgctaggctACATCTTAGCTGACCTGGCAGTTGATGGTAAGAACACAAATACTGAACATGTCCTCAAAGTCCCTGTGACACATCGAAGAACAGCCCTGCATTTGTACCGTGAATCCACAGCAGGTGGACTTCATGTGTCGTTCTTTTTCTAAACCAGAATATTTGCTGGACTGAGATTTAATCTGAAgaagtttatttttgtgtgaGAAAGAGCAACTGTGGAAAATGTGATTTTCCTGAAATTGTtaagttcatgtgtgaaaacaacTGCATTTAATGAAAAGACTGACCAAGTTTATGATATGAAACAGAGGAGGATACCTGGAGGTTTGGGTTGTTGGTGGGTTGTTCTCGCATCCCTAGTGAAGACTTATTATCTAGATaagaaataaagaacaaatgtGTGTAACAGGAAATTTTATAAGTAAAAGATAATCATGAAAACATGATGAATAGCAAAGATTTACATTCACATACTTCCTGAATTTCTGTTTCTTTGCCTGTAGCAATGAAGAACAGCAACAATCACCAGGACCATTACAACAGGCGCTCCCACCCCTACAATCACTCCAATAATCCATCCTGTGTCAcctgtaaataaattcaaatattaGTTTTACTCTTCTTTAAGGTGTTAATGATACAGATATGATTAAAATTAGTTTCAGTTTAATAAAGTTCAGTTTTAAACTGAGATGATTTTCATGTCGTTCACACTCAGTTAcacaacaacaggaaacatgtttCTCATAAAGTCACAAGATGAAGACACAACAAACATCAACCACTGAACCCTGCATGTGTGCAAAAGTTGTAAAGAAGattaattttaataataaaaatcaataaataattttataCTTTTGGACATTTGATTATTCAAATCAGTTTCAAATGAATGTTTAATCACCTGCGATGGACCCCTGGTTAAAATGTGCCAAATAAATGAACTGACATGAGTATTTGAATGGATCTTCCGTGACACGCCCACTCTGGATGCCTCTGTATCAGTGGGTAAGTGCAGAGTGCACTGAAGGCACCcaacaaaagtaaatacagaaaaaacatgTTCACGATAATCAAACATCGTTAGTTTGAGAAAGTGACAATATTTCAATCACTTCTGAAAGATGCGCTCATTTATTTGGAACCAgtagcacggtggttagcacggATGGACGGCTCAGGGCACAGCACTGGTACTCTGgctctgtcctcactctgagTACTGACAGCCTGCTCTGCAACAGTACCGGAGCTTTATTCAACCAAGAACGAAGCTTAAAGTTTAAGACGCACATCTAAGTTTCCTTTTCACTGAGAGCAGGTTCCAGTGTTTCAGGCGGCCACGTTTCTGCTCCACACAACGAAGGCTGCCCAACAGAAACGTTCTTCCTAAAATCAGGAACATATTGATGCTTCTTCAGTCTTTTCTCATGTAACTGAACCACCACACTGTGTTCAGAGACAACCACATGTAATGTTTATGTCagtacatcacacacacacacacacacacacacacacacacatgtctggtttgctatcctcgtggggacatcccattgacataatgctttccctagccccttaccctaaccctaaccattaaaaatgaatgcctaaccctaacccttaccctaaacctaaccataacctaattgtaaccctgacagtaaaactgcattttgagtgtgaaaattgctttcaaccccgaggggacctggattttggtccccacggtgcagaaagtccccaccaggatagtaaaagtcagattttggtccccaccaggatagtacgaacccgtacacacacacacacacacacacacacacacacacacagtacctgTGATGTCATGAGCTGAACACCACAGTCTGGAGTTGAGGGCAGCAGTCTTGTTACTGACAGGGTTTTCTGCCCTGCAGCTGTAGATGGATTCATTCTGGATCTCCAGAGTGAGGGTTAGGTTGTTGGAGACATCTGGGTCACTAGTATTCATTATAATCTCACTTCCTCTGTGCCATGACAGGATGACATTGAATGAATTCTCTACCCAACATCTTGCAGAGCAGATCCCACTGACAGCTGACTGGGTTTCAATGCTGGTCTTTGCTGTAATGTCGGTCTGGGCTTCAGTGATGTGTGGAACAGAAACAGGATCTAAGAAGGAAAGTGCTGCTTCAGTGATGTGTGGAACAGAAACAGGATCTAAGAAGGAAAGTGCTGCTGTTGTACCTGAACAGTCACATGGTTAGATTACATGTGTGATGTCAGCATATATAACAGGTTTTACTGGttcaacaagaacaacaaccaTCACCGTTATCATGCTTCTCAGTGATGACACAAAGAACATTTACTCACCATAGACAGTGATGAAAAACTTTGTCGTTGTTTCCACGAACCCAGAGTCCTCTATCCTGACACAGTAACTCCCAGAAAGGTCTTTGGTTATGCCGATGAAGGTGAGCTCTGCAGTGCACGGgttcagcagcagaagactCTCAAAGCTTTCCTTAATAGAGGTCatattattttcaaacacaactatGGGCTCTCCAACACAGCTTTCACCCTGCATCCATCTGACTTGGTGGTTTTTCAGTCGCCCTAGTTTAGGGTCCAGAGTGACATCGTTCCCCTCCAGAACATCAACCTCAGTAACATCAATAGCATTATCTGGATTTTAAagagaaatcacaaaaaaatgcacaaataaaattgttgttttgttttcattttagaaTTTTGATGCAGCACAGATTCTCAAAAATCTAAAACATTCAGAGACAGGAAACAGTTATTTATTACTTACCGTGGACAATGAGGTCAAACGCTTCTTTCAGGACTCTGTTTAGTGTAAAAAACGAAAATACTCCGGTGTCATGGACGGTGAGGTTTGAGATGGTGATCGATCCCGTGTTCACGTCTGTGTTTAGCCTGTCTGTAAATCTGGTTCCAATGATGACGTGTCCTCTGTTTACGATGGTAATTGTCTCTGGGTAATGTCGCCCATACAGCCAAAGGTAATCCTGAGTTTGATGCCATGTATTAATAACTTGTAAAGTCACAGTCTCTCCAGCCTTCATGATTATTTGTGATCCTTCAGAACATACAAAGCCTAAAGAGGAGaaagaaattaattaaataacatTTCCAATAATTCCCTGCTCGACGTGCAGAAAGTCTTTGTTTTGGTCATCGAGCTGAGCTTTTACTAGGACTGCGCTCTCCTGCACAGACATCTCAGATGTTGTTCGTGGGATCTGCTGGAGTCACTCATCTAGCTGGGGGGGTCACCTCACTGAGCACTCCAGTTACCACCAGGatcactgttaccttcaccctccgaATCTTCCCGAGCTCATCTCTCAGGTACTTCTGCACCTTCTTCGTGATGTTGCTGTGACTTGatattagggctgggccatatcataccgttcacggtaataccggtataatgatAGGCAActataagaaaatgaaatattgcgaTAGAATATCGGTAAtatgcgcatgcgcagtgcctttgttttcatactcACATCGCGGAAAAAGCATGAAGGCAATGAAGAATGAGAAGGGTGAAAGCAGAtcgttgagtgaaacggatgaaccagaattgttTGTaaaaagtgtatatatatatatatatatatatatatacatgtatatacattatatatattaaagaaataaataaactaacaattacattaatgaatagaaaacacacatatacaaattgttacatgtgaaattatttttggagagaagcagaagtgAGACAGTTTGAATCCACAGCTCAGTGCAAAGAGGCATGAATTAAACCTGATTATAAAAATACATATGCAATGAAGAATCAGCTTACACTCAATTAATATGAACACATAACATGAATGCAACAAAGATATGCTTATATTCATGAATGTGAATACATGACATAAATGCTAGATTTAACATACTTAAAGCTTGAAGTGAGGAATAGCTCTGGAAAGTTCCTGACAATAGAGTGACGTTGGTGAAGTAGTTTTAAAATGGTGAATTGGAAGTGCTCTTGTGTCGATTGAGCAAACAAGTGATTACTctaggaagaaaataaaaataatttaataatgtgGTAATGTTTAAATATACAGTTCTCTTGTCACGGCACCAAATATTAAATCCAGTTCTTTGCATTCTTGAATGGCCAAGAAAGACACGGCTCAAAGTGGTCTAActtaaaaatgatctttaatttTACATATTCCGGAATATGGAGACCGAGCAGGCACACAGACACGCCAGCCTAAGTCTCAAGCAGAAACAGGAGCCTGGTTATTTATATTCTTCCTCTAGACGTCACACACACTTTAAGTTTCGATCAAACACTCTACTTAGTTTCACTTTGTGCCTGCAGCTCTTGTTTTGCAAAagcatgcagtttcctgtcagcctg
This genomic stretch from Pelmatolapia mariae isolate MD_Pm_ZW unplaced genomic scaffold, Pm_UMD_F_2 NODE_ptg000565l+_length_21157_cov_1, whole genome shotgun sequence harbors:
- the LOC134623332 gene encoding signaling lymphocytic activation molecule-like, encoding MKAGETVTLQVINTWHQTQDYLWLYGRHYPETITIVNRGHVIIGTRFTDRLNTDVNTGSITISNLTVHDTGVFSFFTLNRVLKEAFDLIVHDNAIDVTEVDVLEGNDVTLDPKLGRLKNHQVRWMQGESCVGEPIVVFENNMTSIKESFESLLLLNPCTAELTFIGITKDLSGSYCVRIEDSGFVETTTKFFITVYDPVSVPHITEAQTDITAKTSIETQSAVSGICSARCWVENSFNVILSWHRGSEIIMNTSDPDVSNNLTLTLEIQNESIYSCRAENPVSNKTAALNSRLWCSAHDITGDTGWIIGVIVGVGAPVVMVLVIVAVLHCYRQRNRNSGNNKSSLGMREQPTNNPNLQGSDEPLLLNSRERNYRTRNDE